The Deinococcus depolymerans genome contains the following window.
GGCGGACGCGGCGCTGTACCGCGCCAAGCGGGCGGGCGGGGGCCGCCTGGAGGTGGCGGCGGTCACGGCCCGCACCCCGGGATGGACACCGGCCGGCTGAGCGTGACGTCCGGCGCGGCGCGGGCGTTGAGGTGCAGGGGCGGCGCGGGCGTTGAGGTGCAGGGGCGGCCGCAGCGTGAAATACGCTAGGTTCGGGTGCATGAGGCGTTCGTGATCAGCGCGATGATGGTGGCCGTGATCGGCGTGGGCCTGCTGGCCGGGGTGCTGGGTGCCATCCTGGGACTGGGCGGCGGCGTGGTGGTCGTCCCGGCCCTGGAGTTCGTGCTGCCGCACTTCGGGCGGGACATCACGATCGCGCAGGCGGTGGCGGTCAGTCAGATCGGGGTGCTGGCGGTCGGTCTGAGCGGCGCGGCCAGTTACCTGCGGCAGGGGCTGGTGCGCGCCCGGACCGGGTACCTGCTCTCGCCGTACACGATCGTGGGTGGGGCGGCCGGGAGTTTCCTGGGCCTGATCCTGCCGGCGCGGGCGGTGGCGACGGTGTTCGCGCTGCTGCTGCTGTACTCCGCGTACAACCTGCTGAGGGGCCTGAAACGGGTGGAGGTCGAGCGCCCCCCCAGTCGCCTCGTGCCGCCCGCCATGACGTTCGCGGGGGTCATGAGCGGTCTGCTGGGCATCGGCGGGGGCACCGTGCAGGTGCCGGTGC
Protein-coding sequences here:
- a CDS encoding sulfite exporter TauE/SafE family protein, yielding MVAVIGVGLLAGVLGAILGLGGGVVVVPALEFVLPHFGRDITIAQAVAVSQIGVLAVGLSGAASYLRQGLVRARTGYLLSPYTIVGGAAGSFLGLILPARAVATVFALLLLYSAYNLLRGLKRVEVERPPSRLVPPAMTFAGVMSGLLGIGGGTVQVPVLNLLAGVPIRQAIATSTFIMGLTAVGNALVYQAGGLLDIPLAAGIALGVLIGARAGATLQSRIPAAQLKLFFSLLLIFTAGQLLWKYWGQA